The Candidatus Thiodiazotropha endoloripes genome has a window encoding:
- the apbC gene encoding iron-sulfur cluster carrier protein ApbC: MSELTQDAVKEAIKGYIEPNLEKDLVTAKAVKAVELDGGSVKVAIELGFPANGCHSDIESAVTEQVKTVSGVESVEVSITTKIVAHSVQKALKPIDNIKNIIAVASGKGGVGKSTTAVNIALALAEEGAKVGVLDADIYGPSQPRMLGINGKPDSKDGKSLEPMEGYGLQAMSIGFLIDEETPMIWRGPMVTQALEQLLNDTNWDSLDYLVVDLPPGTGDTQLTLAQKVPVSGAVIVTTPQDIALLDARKGLKMFEKVEVPVLGIVENMSTHICSKCGHEEHIFGQGGGSSMANQYHVDLLGALPLDIRIREETDGGKPTVVAEPEARISQIYREIARKTAAKLSLQAKDYAAKFPNIVIQNN; the protein is encoded by the coding sequence ATGTCTGAATTGACACAAGATGCTGTGAAAGAGGCAATCAAAGGCTATATCGAGCCGAATCTGGAAAAGGATTTGGTAACAGCCAAGGCGGTAAAGGCTGTGGAACTGGATGGTGGCAGCGTCAAAGTCGCCATTGAGTTGGGATTTCCAGCCAATGGTTGTCATAGTGATATTGAGTCGGCGGTCACTGAGCAGGTCAAAACAGTCTCCGGTGTGGAATCGGTTGAGGTTTCCATTACTACCAAGATCGTGGCCCATTCGGTGCAAAAGGCACTGAAACCGATCGACAACATCAAGAACATCATTGCCGTCGCTTCCGGTAAAGGGGGCGTCGGAAAATCCACCACGGCGGTCAACATCGCCCTTGCCCTGGCGGAAGAGGGAGCCAAGGTCGGGGTTCTGGATGCCGATATCTACGGTCCCTCACAGCCTCGTATGCTGGGCATCAACGGCAAGCCCGATTCCAAAGACGGCAAGAGCCTCGAGCCGATGGAAGGTTACGGTCTGCAGGCGATGTCGATCGGTTTTCTGATTGATGAAGAGACGCCGATGATCTGGCGTGGCCCGATGGTCACTCAGGCTTTGGAACAGCTGCTCAATGACACCAACTGGGACAGTCTGGACTATCTGGTCGTGGATCTGCCGCCGGGTACCGGTGATACCCAGTTGACTCTGGCGCAGAAGGTGCCGGTCTCCGGAGCGGTGATCGTCACCACACCTCAGGACATCGCCCTGCTGGATGCCCGCAAAGGCCTCAAGATGTTCGAAAAGGTTGAGGTGCCTGTATTGGGTATCGTTGAGAACATGAGTACCCATATCTGCTCCAAGTGTGGTCATGAAGAGCACATCTTCGGTCAGGGTGGCGGCTCCTCCATGGCTAATCAGTACCATGTGGATCTGCTTGGCGCCCTGCCTCTGGATATCCGCATCCGGGAAGAGACCGACGGTGGTAAACCGACCGTGGTTGCCGAGCCGGAGGCGCGCATCTCTCAGATCTATCGGGAGATCGCCCGTAAGACAGCCGCCAAGCTCTCCTTGCAGGCCAAGGACTATGCGGCGAAATTCCCCAACATTGTGATTCAGAACAACTGA
- the rnt gene encoding ribonuclease T translates to MSDTIYNSAIAHRFRGYLPVVVDVETGGFDASKDALLEIAATTLAMDEQGLLHPAETFAHHIAPFEGANIDPKALEFNGIDPDHPFREALTESDGLKQLFAPIRKAIKASGCKRAILVGHNAFFDLGFLNAAVARCGIKRNPFHPFSTFDTVSLAGMAYGQTVLAKAAKAAGLDWDSAQAHSAIYDTEQTARLFCTIINQWQQACGTPAPLE, encoded by the coding sequence ATGAGTGACACGATTTATAACAGTGCGATTGCACATCGCTTCAGGGGCTATCTGCCGGTTGTCGTCGACGTAGAGACCGGCGGTTTCGATGCCAGCAAGGATGCCCTGCTGGAGATCGCGGCCACCACCCTGGCCATGGACGAGCAGGGATTGCTCCATCCTGCGGAGACCTTTGCCCACCATATTGCTCCATTCGAAGGGGCGAATATCGACCCAAAAGCCTTGGAGTTCAATGGCATTGACCCTGACCACCCATTCCGTGAAGCCCTCACGGAGTCCGACGGATTGAAGCAGCTGTTTGCACCGATTCGTAAAGCGATCAAGGCAAGCGGCTGCAAAAGAGCCATTCTGGTGGGACACAACGCCTTTTTCGATCTCGGCTTTCTCAATGCCGCGGTGGCACGCTGTGGCATCAAGCGAAACCCCTTTCACCCATTCAGCACCTTCGACACCGTCTCACTGGCCGGCATGGCCTATGGCCAGACCGTGCTGGCCAAAGCCGCCAAAGCGGCGGGACTGGATTGGGACAGCGCCCAGGCCCATTCAGCCATCTACGACACCGAACAGACGGCCAGGCTGTTCTGCACCATCATCAATCAGTGGCAGCAGGCATGCGGCACACCGGCACCACTCGAGTAG
- a CDS encoding TetR/AcrR family transcriptional regulator yields MKISKQEKAATRSKILVAASEVIAERGFKAASMREIARRAEVGDATIYNYFPSKEKLLYGYCENRQHEVAQALRELDGFDQYTIQEQLHQLIETELTLWLPDREFLGEVFDTTFYSPAASLVNLAETRRLFNLMVDEIINNAVEAGEIPEQPYQSLLAPLYWDYTTAVLAYWLRDDSEGFANTTRLVDQSVELITIVLQTGVIGKTMELVSFLFRTHISRTLNSFGDYTRPWKKAKRQFMASHDG; encoded by the coding sequence ATGAAAATCAGCAAACAGGAGAAGGCGGCCACCCGTAGCAAAATCCTGGTTGCCGCTTCCGAAGTGATTGCGGAACGGGGTTTTAAAGCCGCCTCCATGCGCGAAATCGCCCGTCGCGCTGAAGTGGGTGACGCTACGATCTACAACTATTTTCCCAGCAAGGAAAAACTGCTGTATGGCTACTGTGAAAACCGCCAGCACGAAGTGGCTCAGGCACTGCGTGAGCTCGACGGCTTCGACCAGTACACCATCCAGGAGCAGCTGCATCAGTTGATCGAAACAGAGCTGACCCTGTGGCTGCCCGACCGGGAGTTTCTTGGGGAAGTGTTCGATACGACCTTCTACTCACCCGCCGCCAGCCTGGTAAACCTGGCAGAAACCCGGCGGCTGTTCAATCTGATGGTGGATGAGATCATCAACAATGCGGTAGAGGCGGGTGAGATACCGGAACAGCCCTACCAATCCCTGCTGGCCCCCCTCTACTGGGACTATACGACTGCAGTGCTAGCATACTGGTTGCGTGACGACTCAGAAGGCTTTGCCAACACCACCCGACTGGTTGACCAGAGTGTCGAGCTGATCACAATCGTGCTGCAGACCGGTGTGATCGGTAAAACCATGGAGCTGGTCTCTTTTCTGTTTCGTACCCACATCAGCCGAACCCTCAACAGCTTCGGTGACTACACACGCCCCTGGAAAAAAGCCAAGCGGCAGTTCATGGCCAGCCACGATGGCTAA
- a CDS encoding MlaA family lipoprotein, which produces MILLFLSGCSSFQSRHPADPLESFNRKSDQFNQDFDRAVAKPVAQGYRYVTPSVIDLGVTNFFRNLADIPSAANNLLQLKPGRALSDLGRVCINSTLGIFGLFDVASDMGIPSYKEDMGQTLGYWGMGDTPYIVVPFLGPSTLRDLLGRVGDTLINPISYPSQSAYLALSTLQLVDIRADLLEAGNVLDEAAVDRYAFLREFYLQQRQTAIKDGPNHMDDDELFDESLFDDEAQFNENAE; this is translated from the coding sequence TTGATTCTGCTGTTCCTTTCGGGGTGTTCCAGCTTCCAGAGCCGGCATCCGGCAGATCCACTTGAGTCGTTCAACAGAAAATCGGATCAGTTCAATCAGGACTTCGATCGGGCCGTGGCCAAACCGGTTGCCCAGGGTTATCGCTATGTGACCCCTTCGGTGATCGATCTTGGGGTTACCAATTTTTTCAGAAATCTGGCCGACATCCCGTCTGCGGCGAACAACCTGTTGCAACTGAAACCTGGACGGGCCCTGTCGGATCTCGGACGTGTCTGCATCAACTCCACGCTGGGGATTTTCGGTCTGTTCGATGTGGCCAGTGATATGGGGATTCCCAGTTACAAGGAGGATATGGGGCAGACTCTGGGTTATTGGGGAATGGGCGATACACCCTATATCGTGGTTCCGTTCCTCGGGCCGTCCACCTTACGGGATCTGTTGGGTAGGGTTGGGGATACACTGATAAACCCGATCAGCTACCCCTCCCAGTCAGCCTATTTGGCCTTGAGTACACTGCAACTTGTGGATATCCGGGCCGATTTGTTGGAAGCCGGCAATGTACTCGATGAGGCGGCCGTCGACCGCTACGCCTTTCTGCGGGAGTTCTATCTGCAGCAGCGGCAGACAGCGATCAAAGACGGCCCGAATCATATGGACGATGACGAGTTGTTCGACGAAAGCCTGTTTGACGATGAAGCGCAGTTCAACGAAAACGCTGAGTAA
- a CDS encoding TetR/AcrR family transcriptional regulator, whose amino-acid sequence MGRRGEHSKSEIENMALVAAEELIETQGYEGLSARKVASAIGYTVGSLYFVFKNLDELVQRVNGRTLDQLYMVLSERLTECRHPQDCLYTLGSAYLDFASKHAHRWRMVFEHQPQTEGLLMEIHEDKLDRLYELVERQIAALTMNKMPQNEIALAARAIWNGIHGIAIMRTTNQLQVSGQGSVASLVEHLIERYLAGLNALQSTDRAIPHQEVI is encoded by the coding sequence ATGGGAAGACGGGGAGAACACAGCAAGTCAGAAATCGAGAATATGGCACTCGTGGCAGCTGAAGAATTAATAGAAACCCAGGGCTACGAGGGACTATCAGCCCGCAAGGTTGCTTCTGCTATCGGCTATACAGTCGGAAGCCTCTATTTCGTATTCAAAAATCTTGATGAACTGGTGCAGAGGGTCAACGGGAGAACTCTGGATCAGCTCTATATGGTGCTCAGTGAGCGGTTGACCGAATGTCGGCATCCACAGGATTGCCTCTATACATTGGGATCAGCCTATCTCGACTTTGCTTCAAAGCACGCCCATCGCTGGCGCATGGTGTTCGAACACCAACCGCAGACAGAAGGATTGCTGATGGAGATTCATGAAGACAAGCTGGATCGTCTTTATGAACTGGTTGAGCGTCAAATTGCCGCACTGACCATGAATAAAATGCCACAAAATGAGATCGCACTGGCTGCCAGAGCGATCTGGAACGGCATACATGGTATCGCCATCATGCGCACCACCAACCAGCTCCAGGTTTCTGGGCAGGGTTCCGTAGCGTCACTGGTTGAACATCTGATAGAGCGCTATCTGGCCGGTCTCAATGCACTTCAGTCAACGGATAGAGCGATTCCGCATCAAGAAGTCATCTGA